The following proteins come from a genomic window of Microbacterium sp. JZ31:
- the ribA gene encoding GTP cyclohydrolase II: MTSNSSLDETAVPLATIDEALDALRAGRPVIVADDEDRENEGDIVLSAELASPEWIAWAVRWSSGFLCAPMPQDVADRLDLPPMVEINEDARTTAYTVSVDAASGVTTGISASDRARTLNVLADPSSEAKDLIRPGHILPLRAVPGGVRDRAGHTEASVELMRLAGLQPVAVIGELVAEDGSMMRLPGLIELGAREGIPVITIEQLIAHLDQHDPLAADRPATRRQVSLRADATVPTAHGTFRFLAYKDRQTGTDHIAVVSGDLTAPAPLVRVHSECLTGEAFGSLKCECGPQLEAALDAIEQDGGVVIYMRGHEGRGIGLINKLRAYALQERGLDTVDANTALGLPADARDYAAAAGILADLGVEKIRLLTNNTDKVAQLRGFGLDVVEQVPLIVGVGPNNHQYLETKRDRMGHIIGEEELADAIARMQEGGQR; this comes from the coding sequence GTGACCTCGAACAGCAGCCTGGACGAGACCGCCGTCCCGCTCGCCACGATCGACGAGGCGCTCGACGCGCTCCGCGCCGGCCGCCCCGTGATCGTCGCGGACGACGAGGACCGCGAGAACGAGGGCGACATCGTCCTCTCGGCCGAGCTCGCCAGCCCGGAGTGGATCGCCTGGGCCGTGCGCTGGTCGTCCGGCTTCCTGTGCGCGCCCATGCCGCAGGACGTCGCCGACCGCCTGGACCTGCCGCCCATGGTGGAGATCAACGAGGACGCGCGCACGACCGCCTACACCGTGAGCGTCGACGCGGCGTCCGGCGTGACGACCGGCATCAGCGCATCCGACCGGGCGCGCACCCTGAACGTGCTCGCCGATCCGTCCTCCGAGGCGAAGGACCTGATCCGGCCCGGGCACATCCTGCCGCTGCGCGCGGTGCCCGGCGGCGTGCGCGATCGCGCCGGCCACACGGAGGCGTCCGTGGAGCTCATGCGACTCGCCGGGCTGCAGCCCGTCGCCGTGATCGGCGAGCTCGTGGCCGAGGACGGCAGCATGATGCGCCTGCCCGGCCTGATCGAGCTCGGGGCGCGCGAGGGCATCCCGGTCATCACGATCGAGCAGCTGATCGCCCACCTCGACCAGCACGACCCGCTCGCCGCGGACCGCCCCGCGACGCGTCGCCAGGTGAGCCTGCGCGCGGACGCCACCGTGCCGACCGCGCACGGCACGTTCCGCTTCCTGGCGTACAAGGACCGTCAGACCGGCACCGACCACATCGCCGTCGTGTCGGGCGACCTGACGGCGCCCGCCCCGCTCGTGCGGGTGCACTCGGAGTGCCTGACGGGCGAGGCGTTCGGATCGCTCAAGTGCGAGTGCGGTCCGCAGCTCGAGGCCGCCCTCGACGCGATCGAGCAGGACGGCGGCGTGGTCATCTACATGCGCGGCCACGAGGGGCGGGGCATCGGGCTGATCAACAAGCTGCGCGCCTACGCGCTGCAGGAGCGGGGCCTCGACACGGTCGACGCCAACACGGCCCTCGGGCTGCCCGCCGACGCGCGCGATTACGCGGCCGCGGCCGGCATCCTCGCCGACCTCGGCGTGGAGAAGATCCGGCTGCTGACGAACAACACGGATAAAGTGGCCCAGTTGCGTGGTTTCGGTCTGGACGTTGTGGAGCAGGTTCCGCTGATCGTCGGGGTCGGACCGAACAACCACCAGTATCTGGAGACGAAGCGCGACCGGATGGGACACATCATCGGCGAGGAGGAGCTCGCCGACGCGATCGCGCGCATGCAAGAAGGAGGCCAGCGATGA